Proteins from a single region of Shinella zoogloeoides:
- a CDS encoding glycosyltransferase, with translation MSHADIVMFTLDRQIDRRIMLAAGTMRDAGLSVRLFAPAEGALEGEPDWITRIGARPTAGVQPASVRLSGAQYDGPSFLAAGLGVYRFLRDRLPFLRGFMRLAVRTLAGGPERPYPLLFRGAIEKAPARLYIAHDLPMLPVALAARERHGGKVIFDSHELFPEQEFSAHEQKAWRRVEARHIGKADAVITVNASIGRELARRHGIADPVIVHNAERRDGAPVREERNRLRAALSLPADVPVLLYQGGLAPSRNLDMLVMALARLRRQTTALVFLGDGAAKPVLEATTRRLNLCSRVFFHPAVPQASLLSLTQGADFGIIPYQTNCLNNELCTPNKLFEFIMAGVPVIATDLREIRGIVTGYGMGVVGDTSTPEAFARLIDGALDSAAARKGEWAAGLQRASRELCWEREGEKYLAVVRALLAPKTHGPAFDESMP, from the coding sequence TCAGATCGACCGGCGCATCATGCTTGCGGCGGGGACAATGCGGGACGCGGGGCTTTCGGTGCGCCTTTTCGCGCCGGCCGAGGGCGCGCTGGAAGGCGAACCGGACTGGATCACGCGGATCGGCGCGCGGCCGACGGCTGGCGTTCAGCCCGCCTCTGTCCGGCTTTCCGGCGCGCAGTATGACGGCCCCTCTTTTCTTGCGGCGGGCCTTGGTGTTTATCGGTTCCTTCGCGATCGCCTGCCTTTTTTGCGCGGCTTTATGCGCCTTGCAGTTCGCACGCTCGCGGGTGGGCCGGAGCGGCCCTATCCGTTGCTGTTCCGGGGCGCGATAGAAAAAGCACCCGCGCGGCTCTATATCGCCCATGATCTGCCCATGCTGCCTGTCGCGCTCGCGGCGCGCGAGCGCCATGGTGGAAAGGTCATATTCGACAGTCACGAGCTTTTTCCCGAGCAGGAATTTTCCGCTCACGAACAAAAAGCGTGGCGGCGGGTGGAAGCGCGCCATATCGGCAAGGCCGATGCTGTCATTACCGTCAATGCTTCGATCGGCCGGGAACTGGCAAGACGCCATGGCATTGCCGACCCAGTCATCGTTCACAATGCCGAGCGCCGCGATGGAGCGCCGGTACGCGAAGAAAGAAACCGTCTACGCGCAGCACTTTCTCTTCCCGCCGATGTGCCGGTTCTGCTTTATCAGGGCGGGCTTGCGCCGAGCCGCAATCTCGATATGCTCGTGATGGCCCTTGCCCGATTGCGTCGCCAGACGACGGCGCTCGTTTTTCTTGGTGATGGCGCGGCAAAGCCAGTCCTGGAGGCGACAACGCGCCGTCTCAATCTGTGCTCCCGCGTGTTTTTTCATCCCGCCGTGCCGCAGGCGTCACTCCTTTCTCTGACGCAAGGGGCCGATTTCGGAATTATTCCCTACCAAACCAATTGTCTCAACAATGAACTTTGCACACCCAACAAGCTGTTCGAATTTATCATGGCGGGGGTGCCGGTCATCGCAACAGATCTTCGAGAAATTCGCGGCATCGTCACGGGCTATGGGATGGGCGTTGTCGGCGATACCTCCACCCCCGAGGCTTTTGCAAGGCTGATTGACGGCGCGCTCGACAGCGCGGCGGCGCGGAAAGGCGAATGGGCGGCCGGATTGCAACGCGCATCGCGCGAGCTTTGCTGGGAGCGCGAGGGCGAAAAATATCTGGCCGTGGTGCGGGCCCTGCTCGCGCCGAAAACGCATGGTCCAGCTTTTGATGAATCGATGCCATGA